From Streptomyces sp. TLI_053, a single genomic window includes:
- a CDS encoding ABC transporter ATP-binding protein: MTHPDADPGTPESSPPLLSVEGLDVRFGPVHAVQDVSFALDRGECLAVVGESGSGKSVTARTLVGLTGAGGRVPATVSARRLAFDGLDLTTLTEARWREVRGRRIGLVLQDALVSLDPLRTVGAEIAEPLRVHGLAPRAELPARVRSLLERTGVPEPDRRAAQYAHQLSGGLRQRALIASALAAEPDLLIADEPTTALDVTVQAQVLDLLDELRGRGTALLLISHDLSVVGRLADRVAVMFGGRIVETGPAERLLAEPRHPYTRALLAAVPGARTRGTRLAPEPAGRPAPAPGGCPYAARCAAADDTCRSTLPPVDALGSRCWHPTTAGASVLSVREPDPAPTAVDGPDRAPLLDVDRICRSFAGRPVVRDVSFRLHAGETLGLVGESGSGKTTTARIVLGLERPDTGSVLLDGRPWSARTERQRRPDRLRIQAVQQDPLGSFDPRFTVERLVAEAVARTGVPRGQERLKRVTELLDQVGLPATLLARRPTELSGGQRQRVAIARALAPAPALLVCDEPVSALDLSVQAQILDLLADLRRELGLALLFISHDLGVVQHLADRVAVMKDGRLVETATVDRLFAEPEDPYTRRLLAATAPVGAGR, from the coding sequence ATGACGCACCCCGACGCCGACCCCGGCACCCCGGAGTCCTCCCCGCCGCTGCTCAGCGTCGAGGGCCTGGACGTGCGCTTCGGCCCCGTGCACGCCGTCCAGGACGTCTCCTTCGCCCTCGACCGGGGCGAGTGCCTGGCCGTCGTCGGCGAGTCCGGCTCCGGCAAGAGCGTCACCGCCCGCACCCTGGTCGGCCTCACCGGCGCCGGCGGCCGCGTCCCCGCCACCGTCTCCGCCCGTCGCCTGGCCTTCGACGGCCTCGACCTCACCACCCTGACCGAGGCCCGGTGGCGGGAGGTGCGCGGGCGGCGGATCGGCCTGGTCCTCCAGGACGCCCTGGTCTCGCTCGACCCGCTGCGCACCGTCGGCGCCGAGATCGCCGAACCGCTGCGCGTCCACGGCCTCGCGCCCCGCGCCGAACTCCCCGCCCGCGTGCGCTCCCTGCTCGAACGCACCGGCGTCCCCGAACCGGACCGCCGCGCCGCCCAGTACGCCCACCAGCTCTCCGGCGGCCTGCGCCAGCGCGCGCTGATCGCCTCCGCGCTCGCCGCCGAACCGGACCTGCTGATCGCCGACGAGCCGACCACGGCCCTGGACGTCACCGTCCAGGCCCAGGTTCTCGACCTGCTCGACGAACTCCGCGGCCGGGGCACCGCCCTGCTGCTGATCAGCCACGACCTGTCGGTGGTCGGCCGCCTCGCCGACCGGGTGGCGGTGATGTTCGGCGGCCGGATCGTCGAGACCGGCCCCGCCGAACGCCTGCTCGCCGAACCGCGCCACCCCTACACCCGCGCCCTGCTCGCCGCCGTCCCCGGCGCCCGCACCCGGGGCACCCGGCTCGCCCCGGAACCGGCCGGGCGGCCCGCTCCCGCCCCCGGCGGCTGCCCCTACGCGGCCCGCTGCGCCGCGGCCGACGACACCTGCCGCAGCACCCTGCCGCCGGTCGACGCGCTCGGCTCGCGGTGCTGGCACCCGACCACGGCCGGTGCCTCGGTGCTCTCCGTCCGCGAGCCCGACCCGGCCCCGACCGCTGTCGACGGCCCCGACCGCGCCCCCCTCCTCGATGTCGACCGGATCTGCCGCTCCTTCGCCGGCCGCCCCGTCGTCCGCGACGTCTCCTTCCGGCTCCACGCGGGCGAAACGCTCGGCCTGGTCGGCGAGTCGGGCTCCGGCAAGACCACCACGGCCCGGATCGTGCTCGGCCTGGAGCGCCCCGACACCGGCAGCGTCCTCCTCGACGGCCGACCCTGGAGCGCGCGCACCGAACGGCAGCGGCGGCCGGACCGGCTGCGGATCCAGGCGGTCCAGCAGGACCCGCTCGGCTCCTTCGACCCGCGCTTCACCGTCGAACGCCTGGTCGCCGAGGCGGTCGCCCGCACCGGCGTCCCGCGCGGTCAGGAACGGCTGAAGCGCGTCACCGAACTGCTCGACCAGGTCGGCCTGCCCGCCACCCTGCTGGCCCGCCGTCCGACCGAACTCTCCGGCGGCCAGCGCCAACGCGTCGCCATCGCCCGGGCGCTGGCCCCGGCACCGGCCCTGCTGGTCTGCGACGAACCGGTGTCCGCGCTCGACCTCTCGGTGCAGGCGCAGATCCTCGACCTGCTCGCCGACCTGCGTCGCGAGCTGGGCCTCGCCCTGCTGTTCATCTCGCACGACCTCGGCGTGGTCCAGCACCTCGCCGACCGGGTCGCGGTGATGAAGGACGGCCGCCTCGTCGAGACCGCCACCGTCGACCGGCTCTTCGCCGAGCCCGAAGACCCTTACACCCGCCGGCTGCTGGCCGCCACCGCGCCGGTAGGGGCCGGCCGGTGA
- a CDS encoding metallophosphoesterase: protein MNGPNLLAVADLHVSHAGNRAVLDALRPATDEDWLIVAGDVAERFDEIGAALELLAARFARVIWAPGNHELWTLPDDPVRLRGDARYRALVELCRGIGVLTPEDPYALWPGPDGPVAVAPLFLLYDYTFRPRGTTTKDAALAAAHAAGVVCTDELFLHADPFPDRESWCQARVAVTERRLAALDPALPTVLVNHFPLRREETYLLRHPEFALWCGTEQTADWHRRFNAAAVVYGHLHIPRTVRADGVPFHEVSLGYPHEWSRRGGVPTPLRRILPAPAPVRAERPLVGPAVRL from the coding sequence GTGAACGGGCCGAACCTGCTCGCCGTCGCCGACCTGCACGTGAGCCACGCCGGGAACCGTGCCGTGCTCGACGCCCTCCGCCCGGCCACCGACGAGGACTGGCTGATCGTGGCGGGCGACGTCGCCGAGCGCTTCGACGAGATCGGCGCCGCCCTCGAACTCCTCGCCGCCCGCTTCGCCCGGGTGATCTGGGCGCCGGGCAACCACGAACTCTGGACCCTCCCGGACGACCCGGTCCGGCTGCGCGGCGACGCCCGCTATCGGGCGCTGGTCGAACTCTGCCGGGGGATCGGCGTGTTGACCCCGGAGGACCCGTACGCGCTGTGGCCGGGACCGGACGGCCCGGTCGCGGTCGCCCCGCTGTTCCTGCTGTACGACTACACCTTCCGGCCGCGCGGCACCACGACGAAGGATGCCGCGCTCGCAGCAGCACATGCCGCCGGGGTGGTCTGCACCGACGAACTCTTCCTCCACGCCGACCCGTTCCCGGACCGGGAGAGCTGGTGCCAGGCCAGGGTGGCGGTCACCGAACGCCGCCTGGCCGCGCTCGATCCGGCGCTGCCCACGGTGCTGGTCAACCACTTCCCGCTCCGGCGGGAGGAGACGTATTTGTTGCGCCACCCGGAGTTCGCGCTGTGGTGCGGCACCGAGCAGACCGCCGACTGGCACCGCCGGTTCAACGCGGCAGCGGTGGTGTACGGGCATCTGCACATCCCGCGCACCGTCAGGGCGGACGGCGTCCCGTTCCACGAGGTGTCGCTCGGTTACCCGCACGAGTGGTCCCGCCGGGGCGGCGTGCCGACGCCGCTGCGCCGCATTCTCCCCGCTCCGGCTCCTGTTCGTGCTGAACGCCCGTTGGTCGGCCCCGCCGTGCGGCTCTGA
- a CDS encoding DUF397 domain-containing protein produces MTPVSWRKSTYSGNGGNCVEVTADFPGLVPVRDSKDPVGPALVFPSDAWRSFVAAVQAGEFGTV; encoded by the coding sequence ATGACCCCTGTGAGCTGGCGCAAGAGTACCTACAGCGGAAACGGCGGCAACTGTGTCGAGGTGACAGCAGACTTTCCTGGACTCGTACCTGTCCGCGACTCCAAGGACCCCGTCGGCCCGGCCCTCGTCTTCCCCTCCGACGCCTGGCGATCCTTCGTCGCCGCTGTGCAGGCTGGCGAGTTCGGTACCGTCTGA
- a CDS encoding DUF397 domain-containing protein gives MNAMHIDPSGARWRRSSHSDNGGTCVEVTADFPGLVPVRDSKDPAGPVLVFPADTWSAFIAGVQAGEFGTV, from the coding sequence ATGAACGCCATGCACATTGATCCGTCAGGCGCCAGGTGGCGCAGGAGTTCGCACAGCGACAACGGAGGCACATGTGTCGAGGTGACAGCGGACTTTCCCGGCCTCGTCCCTGTCCGCGACTCCAAGGACCCCGCTGGCCCGGTACTCGTCTTCCCGGCCGACACCTGGAGCGCATTCATCGCCGGTGTGCAGGCAGGCGAGTTCGGCACGGTCTGA
- a CDS encoding DUF397 domain-containing protein yields the protein MNGPVDLSNAAWFKSSHSNNGGSCVEIAPDFPGLVPVRDSKDPQGPTLVFPADTWSAFVAGVQAGEFGTV from the coding sequence ATGAACGGCCCCGTAGACCTGTCCAACGCCGCCTGGTTCAAGTCCTCCCACAGCAACAACGGGGGCTCGTGTGTCGAGATCGCACCTGACTTCCCCGGCCTCGTCCCCGTCCGTGACTCCAAGGACCCCCAGGGTCCGACCCTCGTCTTCCCGGCCGACACCTGGAGCGCATTCGTCGCCGGCGTGCAGGCAGGCGAGTTCGGCACCGTCTGA
- a CDS encoding helix-turn-helix transcriptional regulator, producing the protein MGLSRERRSNMRRTKLDPTSSPAAAFGVQLRRSREAKKLTQVRLGAIIGYSDTLVSSIERGTRNPTQPFAIKADDALDTGGTLELMFWNIGNTSLLEGFSEYAAQEAKAAEIRHFELGVVPGLLQSPEYAQAFASAAVRRGKITQEQADERLSFLLTRQKLLTRKSAPWLHFVLDEGCLHRRVGGPEVMRRQFRRLEELATRPNITIQIAPYSLAEELPFTMMVTLLTMTDRSLLAYSECQMRGFLARQSETSRPLERDYHQLTVEALPKVASLEMIRQA; encoded by the coding sequence GTGGGACTCAGTCGCGAGAGGCGATCGAACATGCGGCGAACAAAACTTGACCCGACGTCATCGCCAGCGGCAGCCTTCGGCGTGCAACTCCGCAGGTCACGCGAGGCGAAGAAGCTGACCCAGGTGAGACTGGGAGCGATCATCGGCTACAGCGACACCCTCGTGTCCTCCATCGAAAGAGGTACGCGCAATCCCACTCAGCCCTTCGCCATCAAGGCCGATGACGCACTTGATACGGGCGGGACCTTGGAGCTGATGTTCTGGAACATCGGCAACACCTCATTGCTGGAGGGGTTCTCCGAATATGCAGCTCAGGAGGCCAAGGCCGCCGAGATCCGACACTTCGAACTCGGCGTCGTCCCTGGGCTCCTGCAATCGCCGGAGTACGCCCAAGCATTCGCATCCGCCGCTGTACGACGGGGAAAGATCACCCAGGAGCAGGCGGACGAGCGGCTCAGCTTCCTACTGACTCGCCAGAAGCTACTGACCCGCAAGTCCGCCCCCTGGCTCCACTTCGTCCTGGACGAGGGATGTCTCCACCGGCGAGTGGGAGGACCCGAGGTGATGCGACGCCAGTTCCGCCGCTTGGAGGAGCTCGCGACCCGGCCCAACATCACCATCCAGATCGCGCCTTACAGTCTGGCGGAGGAACTGCCCTTCACGATGATGGTCACGCTACTGACCATGACGGACCGCTCGTTGCTCGCCTACTCGGAATGCCAGATGCGAGGGTTCCTCGCTCGGCAGAGCGAAACCTCCCGACCCTTGGAAAGGGACTACCATCAGCTGACAGTGGAAGCGCTGCCGAAAGTCGCCTCTCTGGAGATGATCCGTCAGGCGTGA
- a CDS encoding NUDIX hydrolase encodes MPHHHHALVLNRDGAVLLIATTRTPGLTLPGGPAETDELPHHAARRHTETQTGLVLPLLRILATDHTDTHPQALHLVHWGGRLNPAQESTTARHRPPHTVTGVHWVHHTRLADAMHPDHHRRTAHALDALTRGTHLPLLLRGTPAE; translated from the coding sequence GTGCCGCACCACCACCACGCCCTCGTCCTCAACCGCGACGGCGCCGTCCTCCTGATCGCCACCACCCGCACCCCGGGCCTCACCCTCCCCGGCGGACCCGCCGAGACCGACGAACTCCCCCACCACGCCGCCCGCCGCCACACCGAGACCCAGACCGGCCTCGTCCTCCCCCTCCTGCGCATCCTCGCCACCGACCACACCGACACCCACCCCCAGGCCCTCCACCTCGTCCACTGGGGCGGCCGCCTCAATCCCGCCCAGGAATCCACCACCGCCCGCCACCGACCCCCGCACACCGTCACCGGCGTCCACTGGGTCCACCACACCCGCCTCGCCGACGCCATGCACCCCGACCACCACCGCCGCACCGCCCACGCCCTCGACGCCCTCACCCGAGGCACCCACCTCCCCCTCCTCCTCCGCGGCACCCCCGCCGAATAG
- a CDS encoding LysR family transcriptional regulator — protein MQLDLNLLTALDALLEEGSVAGAADRLHVTAPAMSRSLGRIRKATGDQILVRTGRHMTPTPRALAMRTEVHVLVQQAHQLLSARTDLDLAGLERVFTVRLHDALTTACGSALVAAVHRQAPKVRIRLTVEPGHDSPELRRGEVDVASSAGPPPQPDIRHRLIGQDRIILALRAGHPLTEGPVTVERYAAADHVTVSRRGELRDRVDDVVAALGHERRVVVAAPATDTALQLARDTDVVVTVPEAVTRSAREQLSLTVLPLPFELPPVQLYLLWHQRYDDDPAHTWLLNLATQTLQDLFAAPDAFEQRRSVRASAPVATNGTAAMTGGL, from the coding sequence ATGCAACTGGACCTGAACCTGCTCACGGCCCTGGACGCGCTGCTGGAGGAGGGCAGCGTGGCCGGAGCCGCGGACCGGCTCCACGTCACGGCGCCGGCGATGAGCCGCTCGCTGGGGCGGATCCGCAAAGCCACCGGTGACCAGATCCTGGTGCGCACGGGACGCCACATGACGCCCACCCCCCGTGCACTGGCCATGCGCACGGAGGTCCATGTCCTGGTCCAGCAGGCCCACCAGTTGCTGTCCGCCCGTACGGACCTCGACCTGGCGGGGCTGGAGCGGGTGTTCACCGTCCGCTTGCACGACGCCCTGACCACCGCCTGCGGGAGCGCCCTCGTCGCCGCGGTGCACCGCCAGGCGCCGAAGGTGCGAATACGCCTCACGGTCGAGCCGGGCCACGACAGTCCCGAGCTGCGTCGCGGCGAGGTCGATGTGGCCTCCAGTGCGGGACCACCGCCCCAGCCCGACATCCGGCACCGCCTCATCGGCCAGGACAGGATCATCCTCGCCCTCCGGGCGGGGCATCCGCTCACCGAAGGGCCGGTGACCGTCGAGAGGTACGCGGCCGCCGATCACGTGACCGTCTCCCGGCGCGGAGAGCTGCGCGACCGGGTCGACGATGTCGTCGCCGCCCTCGGCCACGAGCGCCGTGTCGTCGTCGCCGCCCCCGCGACGGACACCGCGCTGCAACTCGCCCGCGACACCGACGTCGTGGTCACCGTCCCCGAAGCGGTCACCCGCTCGGCCCGCGAGCAACTGAGCCTCACCGTGCTGCCGTTGCCGTTCGAGCTGCCTCCCGTACAGCTCTATCTGCTCTGGCACCAGCGCTACGACGACGACCCCGCCCACACCTGGCTGCTCAACCTGGCGACCCAGACCCTCCAGGACCTGTTCGCCGCTCCCGATGCTTTTGAGCAGAGGCGTTCCGTCAGGGCTTCGGCACCGGTCGCCACGAACGGGACGGCGGCGATGACTGGGGGACTGTAG
- a CDS encoding isocitrate lyase/phosphoenolpyruvate mutase family protein, whose protein sequence is MATLLDVAQRFRSLHVPGVPLVLPNAWDGASARTVAAAGAAAIATTSAGVAWSLGCGDGGHMTRDQALGAIARITAVVDVPVTADIERGYATDAPGVAETVRGVLAAGAVGINLEDTLRPVAEQVERISAARRAADETGVPLFINARIDTHRLPPGDRTAWLDETLTRARAYATAGADGIFVLGAPDAATVRTLVSSQPLPVNVLAGPGTLPVSELAKAGAARVSAGSFIAEAAYGLVRRAARELLETGTTSTLEGGFDYATLNGLLLAGTSD, encoded by the coding sequence ATGGCAACACTTCTCGATGTGGCACAGAGGTTCCGTTCCCTGCACGTACCAGGTGTGCCGTTGGTCCTGCCCAACGCGTGGGACGGTGCTTCCGCCCGGACAGTCGCGGCCGCGGGTGCCGCTGCGATCGCGACCACGAGTGCCGGGGTCGCCTGGTCGCTCGGGTGCGGCGACGGCGGGCACATGACCCGCGACCAGGCGCTCGGCGCGATCGCGCGGATCACAGCCGTCGTCGACGTTCCGGTCACGGCCGACATCGAACGCGGCTACGCGACCGATGCGCCCGGCGTGGCCGAGACCGTCCGGGGCGTGCTCGCCGCCGGAGCCGTGGGCATCAACCTGGAAGACACCCTGCGCCCGGTCGCCGAGCAGGTCGAACGCATCTCGGCCGCCCGCCGCGCCGCGGACGAGACCGGCGTCCCGCTGTTCATCAACGCCCGCATCGACACGCACCGTCTGCCGCCCGGTGACCGCACGGCCTGGCTGGACGAAACCCTGACCCGCGCCCGTGCCTATGCGACGGCCGGCGCGGACGGCATCTTCGTCCTCGGCGCACCGGACGCCGCGACGGTCAGGACGCTCGTGAGCTCCCAGCCCCTCCCGGTGAACGTTCTGGCCGGCCCCGGCACGCTCCCGGTGTCCGAACTCGCGAAGGCGGGAGCCGCCCGGGTCAGCGCGGGGTCCTTCATCGCCGAGGCGGCGTACGGCCTGGTCCGCCGGGCGGCTCGCGAACTTCTGGAGACGGGTACGACGAGCACGCTGGAGGGAGGATTCGACTACGCCACCCTCAACGGGCTGCTCCTGGCCGGGACCTCGGACTGA
- a CDS encoding YdeI/OmpD-associated family protein, whose protein sequence is MVTGTELDELIVADGAALRAWLLDNHTASPGVWLALTRKGGRVTALTWQQAVDEALCFGWIDGQARKRDEESSWRRFTPRRARSVWSRRNVANVARLEAAGLMLPAGRAAVDAAKADGRWAAAYAPSSEAEVPADLLAAIAADPAAQAMFEVLTRTNRFALINRVNAVKQAGTRTRKIAECVAMLARHETFHPQRARPEGSPTA, encoded by the coding sequence GTGGTGACCGGAACCGAGCTGGATGAATTGATCGTTGCTGACGGCGCTGCGCTGCGCGCGTGGCTGCTGGACAACCACACGGCCTCTCCCGGCGTCTGGCTCGCTCTGACCAGGAAGGGCGGCCGCGTCACCGCGCTGACCTGGCAGCAGGCGGTCGACGAGGCACTGTGCTTCGGCTGGATCGACGGGCAGGCCCGCAAGCGCGACGAGGAGAGTTCCTGGAGGCGCTTCACCCCGCGCCGGGCCCGCAGCGTCTGGTCCCGGCGCAACGTCGCCAACGTGGCCCGGTTGGAGGCGGCCGGTCTGATGCTGCCTGCCGGCCGCGCCGCGGTGGACGCCGCGAAGGCCGACGGGAGGTGGGCGGCCGCCTACGCGCCGTCGTCGGAGGCGGAGGTGCCGGCCGACCTGCTGGCCGCGATCGCCGCCGACCCGGCGGCGCAGGCGATGTTCGAGGTGCTCACCAGGACCAACCGGTTCGCCCTCATCAACCGGGTCAACGCCGTCAAGCAGGCCGGGACACGCACCCGGAAGATCGCCGAGTGCGTGGCGATGCTGGCCCGGCACGAGACGTTCCACCCGCAGCGGGCCAGGCCGGAGGGCTCCCCGACGGCGTGA
- a CDS encoding RNA polymerase sigma factor, which translates to MARGDRVAFEELYRRTSPWLAVRLRRRCADEQMVAEVMQETYLAVWRAAGSFTGSGAVGSGTVGSGVGGSAVGWLWTIAARRLVDAFRRRAHHAEPPLAAAPHPVAPAAEDEALLATVGGDVGDALGRLAPELRDVLRAMVLDGLSVRETAVVLGLPEGTVKTRARRARTAMREALA; encoded by the coding sequence GTGGCCCGGGGGGACCGGGTCGCCTTCGAGGAGCTGTACCGGCGCACGTCGCCGTGGCTGGCGGTGCGGCTGCGGCGGCGCTGCGCCGACGAGCAGATGGTCGCCGAGGTGATGCAGGAGACCTATCTCGCGGTATGGCGGGCGGCGGGCTCCTTCACCGGCAGCGGGGCTGTCGGCAGCGGGACCGTCGGCAGCGGCGTCGGCGGCTCGGCCGTGGGCTGGCTGTGGACGATCGCGGCCCGCCGCCTGGTCGACGCGTTCCGGCGCCGGGCCCACCACGCCGAGCCGCCCTTGGCCGCCGCCCCGCACCCGGTGGCGCCCGCCGCCGAGGACGAGGCGCTGCTCGCCACCGTCGGCGGCGACGTCGGGGACGCGCTGGGCCGCCTCGCGCCCGAACTCAGGGACGTGCTGCGGGCCATGGTGCTCGACGGACTGTCCGTCCGGGAGACGGCCGTCGTCCTCGGACTGCCCGAGGGCACGGTCAAGACCCGTGCCCGCCGGGCCCGGACCGCGATGCGGGAGGCACTGGCATGA
- a CDS encoding zf-HC2 domain-containing protein, whose protein sequence is MTVEHPSDRLLAGYVDDGAPLAADELWAVEAHLETCPACRDRLSAAVGTEAPAVAALTAAVWSELEPQLAVAAPAPPRRLAARLATWTTPAMAPWLAMVLVVTALALLLDRVNPEPGPDRVSLLLVLAPVLPVGGVAAAWSRGLDPAYELTAATPRAGLPLLLRRTAAVLAVVLPALLLGGWATGVTAAQWLLPCLAFTSTTLALGALVGVTRAALVVAVGWLAVVVAPTLAAGRTAAVLGADGLPVWGPVLALGVAVLAARRGAWTAPGEHG, encoded by the coding sequence ATGACCGTCGAACACCCCTCGGACCGGCTGCTCGCCGGCTACGTGGACGACGGCGCCCCCCTCGCCGCCGACGAGCTGTGGGCCGTCGAAGCCCATCTCGAGACCTGCCCGGCCTGCCGGGACCGGCTGTCGGCCGCCGTCGGCACCGAGGCGCCCGCCGTTGCGGCGCTCACCGCCGCCGTCTGGTCGGAGCTGGAACCGCAGCTGGCCGTGGCCGCCCCCGCACCCCCGCGCCGCCTCGCGGCCCGGCTGGCCACCTGGACGACGCCCGCCATGGCGCCGTGGCTGGCCATGGTGCTGGTCGTCACCGCGCTCGCGCTGCTGCTGGACCGGGTGAACCCGGAGCCGGGGCCGGACCGGGTCTCCCTGCTGCTGGTACTGGCCCCCGTGCTGCCGGTCGGCGGGGTCGCGGCCGCCTGGTCGCGCGGCCTCGACCCGGCGTACGAGCTGACCGCCGCCACCCCGCGCGCCGGACTGCCGCTGCTGCTGCGGCGCACCGCCGCCGTGCTCGCCGTGGTGCTGCCCGCGCTGCTGCTGGGCGGCTGGGCGACGGGCGTGACGGCGGCGCAGTGGCTGCTGCCCTGCCTGGCGTTCACCTCGACGACGCTGGCGCTCGGCGCCCTGGTCGGGGTGACCCGGGCCGCCCTCGTGGTGGCCGTCGGCTGGCTCGCGGTGGTGGTGGCGCCGACCCTGGCCGCCGGCCGGACCGCCGCCGTGCTGGGGGCGGACGGCCTGCCGGTCTGGGGCCCGGTGCTCGCACTCGGCGTGGCGGTGCTGGCCGCCCGGCGCGGCGCCTGGACCGCGCCGGGCGAGCACGGCTGA
- a CDS encoding ATP-binding cassette domain-containing protein, whose translation MRAVTRAELAPTTYAHEIRATGLRVRAGRRRLAVDGLDLSLGTGVHGLLGPNGAGKTTLVRALATVLRPAGGELELLGETVRGPGEYRALRRRIGYLPQEFGYYKRFTVREFVEYMAWLKEVPAAEIPAATQRAVERVGLADRADDRMKALSGGMVRRAGIAQAIVNDPAVLLLDEPTVGLDPAQLLRLRELLQELGTEACVVVSTHLVEDVAAACTDVLLLAEGRLVFHGTPDALAAAGGPEHEGDSPLERGYSALLVDPARRTRGAW comes from the coding sequence ATGCGTGCCGTCACCAGGGCCGAACTGGCCCCCACCACCTACGCCCACGAGATCCGGGCGACCGGACTCCGGGTCCGGGCCGGCCGCAGACGCCTCGCCGTCGACGGGCTCGACCTGTCCCTCGGCACCGGTGTGCACGGTCTGCTCGGCCCCAACGGGGCGGGCAAGACCACCCTCGTCCGGGCCCTGGCCACCGTGCTGCGCCCCGCCGGCGGCGAGCTGGAACTGCTCGGCGAGACCGTCCGCGGGCCGGGCGAGTACCGCGCGCTGCGCCGCCGGATCGGCTACCTGCCGCAGGAGTTCGGCTACTACAAGCGGTTCACCGTGCGCGAGTTCGTCGAGTACATGGCCTGGCTGAAGGAGGTTCCGGCGGCGGAGATCCCGGCCGCCACCCAGCGCGCCGTGGAGCGGGTTGGCCTCGCCGACCGCGCCGACGACCGGATGAAGGCCCTGTCCGGCGGCATGGTGCGGCGGGCGGGCATCGCCCAGGCGATCGTCAACGACCCGGCGGTCCTGCTGCTGGACGAACCGACCGTCGGCCTGGACCCGGCGCAGCTGCTGCGGTTGCGCGAACTGCTCCAGGAACTGGGCACGGAGGCCTGCGTGGTGGTCTCCACCCACCTGGTGGAGGACGTCGCGGCCGCGTGCACCGACGTGCTGCTGCTCGCCGAGGGTCGGCTGGTCTTCCACGGCACCCCGGACGCGCTGGCCGCGGCGGGCGGGCCCGAGCACGAGGGGGACAGTCCACTGGAACGCGGCTACTCGGCCCTGCTGGTCGATCCGGCGCGACGGACGCGAGGTGCCTGGTGA